A window from Limisphaera ngatamarikiensis encodes these proteins:
- a CDS encoding response regulator: MTAKPATILVIEDDDDQYELYEETLGSYQLVRARTGTDALACLRHCQPDVVILDHVLEQGERGLDFLPEFRELLPHVPVIIVSGVLEVDQQLRALQGPRRAHYCLPKPVDLRQLRRTVEEALRECGPAEVVRQFEALERSRRIDALELLSRSTDRLSRQNRILSKLRGQSQRANISALAREFRVARRTIMRDLQELIRRGQLPESVYPEWRRPVEETDPDSPAD, encoded by the coding sequence ATGACCGCCAAACCGGCCACGATCCTGGTCATCGAAGACGACGATGACCAGTACGAGCTCTACGAGGAAACCCTGGGTTCCTACCAACTGGTGCGGGCCCGCACGGGTACCGATGCCCTGGCCTGCCTGCGCCATTGCCAGCCCGACGTCGTGATCCTGGATCACGTGCTCGAGCAGGGCGAACGCGGCCTGGATTTCCTGCCCGAGTTCCGCGAGTTGTTGCCCCACGTGCCGGTGATCATTGTCTCGGGGGTGTTGGAAGTGGACCAGCAATTGCGCGCCCTGCAGGGGCCGCGGCGCGCGCACTATTGCCTGCCCAAACCGGTGGACCTGCGTCAACTGCGTCGCACCGTGGAGGAAGCCCTCCGGGAATGCGGCCCTGCCGAGGTGGTGCGCCAGTTCGAAGCCCTGGAACGCTCCCGGCGCATTGACGCGCTCGAACTGTTGAGCCGGTCCACCGACCGCCTCAGCCGCCAGAACCGCATCCTCTCCAAATTGCGCGGTCAGTCCCAACGGGCCAACATCTCGGCCCTGGCCCGCGAATTCCGCGTGGCCCGTCGCACCATCATGCGCGACCTGCAGGAACTCATCCGGCGCGGTCAGTTGCCCGAATCCGTGTATCCCGAGTGGCGACGACCGGTCGAGGAGACCGACCCGGATTCCCCCGCCGACTGA
- a CDS encoding ArsR/SmtB family transcription factor → MNGTLKILRALADPTRLRLLALLEREELSVHELQEITRLGQSRISTHLGQLLEAGLVRSRREGRRAFYRLADGLNGDAAGLVKAALAGAAELPQAADDAANLRRVLQWRRDQAQVSFHQVAGRFDRVYGPGRSWQALGQFLLRILPPLVVADLGSGEGLVSELLARRCRKVIAVDNSERIVAYGRARARKIGLKNLEFRLGDLQDPPIEDASVDLVLLSQALHHAEDPPRALQSAWRILKPGGQVWILDLLQHQFEKARELYGDRWLGFTEGQLHRWLEQAGFRDIEVCVVAREETPPHFQTVLAGGTKPARAKSGGRPRHT, encoded by the coding sequence ATGAACGGGACCTTGAAAATCTTGCGGGCTCTGGCGGACCCGACGCGTCTGCGTTTGCTCGCGTTGCTCGAGCGCGAAGAACTCTCGGTGCACGAGTTGCAGGAGATCACCCGGCTCGGCCAGTCGCGAATCTCCACCCATCTGGGGCAGTTGTTGGAGGCCGGCCTGGTGCGCTCCCGCCGGGAGGGACGCCGGGCCTTCTACCGACTGGCCGACGGGTTGAACGGCGATGCGGCCGGCCTGGTGAAGGCCGCCCTGGCCGGCGCGGCCGAACTGCCCCAGGCCGCGGACGACGCCGCCAATCTGCGCCGCGTGCTGCAGTGGCGGCGCGACCAGGCCCAGGTGTCGTTTCACCAGGTGGCGGGCCGGTTCGACCGGGTGTACGGCCCGGGCCGTTCCTGGCAGGCCCTGGGCCAGTTTCTGTTGCGCATCCTGCCGCCGCTGGTGGTCGCGGACCTGGGATCGGGCGAAGGCCTGGTCAGCGAGCTGCTGGCACGGCGCTGCCGCAAGGTCATCGCGGTGGACAACTCCGAACGTATCGTGGCCTATGGCAGGGCCCGCGCACGCAAAATCGGACTCAAAAACCTCGAGTTCAGGCTCGGCGACCTCCAGGACCCGCCCATCGAAGATGCCAGCGTGGACCTGGTACTCCTGAGCCAGGCCCTCCACCACGCCGAGGATCCGCCCCGCGCCCTGCAAAGTGCCTGGAGAATCCTGAAACCGGGTGGACAGGTCTGGATCCTGGACCTCCTGCAGCACCAGTTCGAAAAAGCGCGCGAACTCTACGGCGACCGCTGGCTGGGCTTCACCGAGGGTCAACTGCACCGCTGGCTGGAACAGGCCGGTTTCCGGGACATCGAAGTTTGCGTGGTCGCACGCGAGGAAACACCGCCCCACTTTCAAACCGTCCTTGCGGGCGGCACCAAACCGGCCCGGGCCAAAAGCGGCGGCCGCCCCCGGCACACTTGA
- a CDS encoding NADH-quinone oxidoreductase subunit D, whose translation MSRTDDLPGEFLEVSMGPQHPSTHGVFRMDVVLDGERVVKLKPLFGYLHRNHEKIAEQISYLASMPYTDRLDYFCSLTNNWAYALAVERLCGITVPERAEYIRVILAELTRLQNHASLAGFLLQDMGASGTPLMYAFREREKILDLFESLTGARMMCNYMRFGGVRCDLPPGWVEQAWRVVRDFPRFLDEFEALLTENEILMARTQGVGVLPADLAINAGVSGPVLRASGVNYDIRKVDRYGIYDRFSFKVPLGQHGDVYDRYMVRVLEMRESLKILDQALRDLPPGPIQNPQVKQRGLRPKPGEAYARIEAPKGELGFYLISDGSPNPYRYRVRPPSFINLTVLEDMCRGHLVADVVIILGSIDIVLGEVDR comes from the coding sequence ATGTCGCGCACCGATGACCTCCCGGGCGAGTTCCTGGAGGTCTCCATGGGGCCGCAACACCCCTCCACCCACGGCGTCTTCCGCATGGACGTCGTGCTGGACGGCGAACGGGTGGTCAAACTCAAACCCCTCTTCGGTTACCTGCACCGCAACCACGAAAAAATCGCCGAGCAGATCAGTTACCTCGCGTCCATGCCCTACACCGACCGGCTGGACTACTTCTGCTCCCTCACCAACAACTGGGCCTACGCCCTCGCCGTCGAACGATTGTGCGGCATCACCGTCCCGGAACGGGCCGAGTACATCCGCGTGATCCTGGCCGAGTTGACCCGCCTCCAAAACCATGCCTCCCTGGCCGGTTTCCTCCTCCAGGACATGGGCGCCAGCGGCACCCCGCTCATGTACGCCTTCCGCGAACGTGAAAAAATCCTCGACCTCTTCGAATCCCTCACCGGCGCACGCATGATGTGCAATTACATGCGGTTCGGCGGCGTCCGTTGCGACCTGCCCCCGGGCTGGGTCGAACAGGCCTGGCGCGTCGTCCGCGATTTCCCCCGGTTCCTCGACGAGTTCGAAGCCCTCCTGACCGAAAACGAAATCCTCATGGCACGCACCCAGGGCGTCGGCGTCCTGCCCGCCGACCTCGCCATCAACGCCGGCGTCAGCGGACCCGTCCTCCGCGCCAGCGGCGTCAACTACGACATCCGCAAAGTCGACCGCTACGGCATCTACGACCGCTTCTCATTCAAAGTCCCCCTCGGCCAGCACGGCGACGTCTACGACCGCTACATGGTCCGCGTCCTGGAAATGCGCGAATCCCTCAAAATCCTCGATCAAGCCCTGCGCGACCTCCCCCCGGGCCCCATCCAAAACCCCCAGGTCAAACAACGCGGACTCCGACCCAAACCCGGCGAGGCCTACGCACGCATCGAAGCCCCCAAGGGCGAACTCGGTTTCTACCTCATCAGCGACGGCAGCCCCAACCCCTACCGCTACCGCGTCCGCCCGCCCAGCTTCATCAACCTCACCGTCCTCGAAGACATGTGCCGCGGCCACCTCGTGGCCGACGTCGTCATCATCCTCGGTAGCATCGACATCGTGTTGGGCGAGGTCGACCGCTGA
- a CDS encoding Gfo/Idh/MocA family protein, producing MSTSPINVALIGCGAIALQNHLPGLALCKDVRLKAICDADPARLEAARQTTGAEIASTRFESIVSRDDIHAVIIATPNDTHAPIALAALAHGKHVLCEKPLALNARQAWEMVRAAEAAGVRHMTAFTYRFVPAMRYLASRIHAGDLGQPYHFRACRLQDWGSRPLGWRQSRARAGTGELGDMLSHRLDFGHWLMGPIHRLCAHWRRWHATRGGQPNELDEWVAVLADFRNGATGVWESSKLATGRGESWQSPDTVELNGSHATFLYDTRQWNRLWLGRPGQTDLEPLDVPREFWTWPGSPRDPARGNPLITFRHDQTWEFIQAIREERPCAVTFRDGARVQEVMDAIAQSAEHHQWIELPPWTETP from the coding sequence ATGTCCACCTCACCCATCAACGTCGCCCTGATCGGTTGCGGCGCCATCGCCCTCCAAAATCATCTCCCGGGCCTGGCCCTCTGCAAAGACGTCCGACTCAAAGCCATTTGCGATGCCGACCCGGCCCGATTGGAAGCCGCCCGCCAGACCACCGGCGCCGAGATCGCCAGCACCCGGTTCGAATCCATCGTCTCCCGGGACGACATCCACGCCGTCATCATCGCCACCCCCAACGACACCCACGCACCCATCGCACTGGCCGCCCTCGCCCACGGGAAACATGTCCTCTGCGAAAAACCCCTCGCCCTGAACGCCCGCCAGGCATGGGAAATGGTCCGGGCCGCCGAAGCCGCCGGCGTCCGGCACATGACCGCCTTCACCTACCGGTTCGTCCCCGCCATGCGCTATCTGGCCAGCCGCATCCACGCCGGTGACCTCGGTCAACCCTACCATTTCCGCGCCTGTCGCCTCCAGGACTGGGGCAGCCGCCCCCTCGGTTGGCGCCAAAGCCGCGCCCGCGCCGGCACCGGTGAACTCGGCGACATGCTCAGCCACCGACTCGACTTCGGACACTGGTTGATGGGCCCCATCCACCGCCTCTGCGCCCACTGGCGACGCTGGCACGCCACCCGCGGCGGCCAACCCAACGAACTCGATGAATGGGTCGCCGTCCTCGCAGACTTCCGCAACGGCGCCACCGGCGTCTGGGAAAGCAGCAAACTCGCCACCGGCCGGGGCGAAAGCTGGCAATCCCCCGACACCGTCGAACTCAACGGCAGCCACGCCACCTTCCTCTACGACACCCGACAGTGGAACCGCCTGTGGCTGGGCCGACCCGGTCAAACCGACCTCGAACCCCTCGACGTGCCCCGCGAGTTCTGGACCTGGCCGGGCTCCCCGCGCGACCCCGCCCGCGGCAACCCACTCATCACCTTCCGCCACGACCAAACCTGGGAATTCATCCAGGCCATCCGCGAAGAACGACCCTGCGCCGTGACCTTCCGCGACGGCGCACGCGTCCAGGAAGTCATGGACGCCATCGCCCAATCCGCCGAACACCATCAATGGATCGAATTGCCGCCATGGACCGAAACCCCATGA
- the metK gene encoding methionine adenosyltransferase, giving the protein MSPDFIFSSESVGEGHPDKVCDTVSDYVLDACLQVDPQSRVACECYAKSNVLIVGGEITIPSLGSRHPSEVIDFIQIARQAVRDIGYTHDDDVFHADRIFVHLLVTGQSPDIAQGVDARKARGKKTSKQGAGDQGMMFGYACDETPELMPAPIMFAHRLGRELNRIRKSGKVPWLRPDSKTQVSVAYEKGRPVAITNVVLSTQHTPDVDHKEIEDFCIRQVIQKVLPRELLTPKTQYLINPTGRFVVGGPHGDTGLTGRKIIVDTYGGMGRHGGGAFSGKDPTKVDRSAAYMARWVAKNIVAAGWARRCEIQFAYAIGYHRPLNVSIDTFGTGTVSEDRILKAVQKVFNFEPAEIIRQLDLRRPIYKKTTNYGHFGKDDPDLTWERTDKVEELKRALS; this is encoded by the coding sequence ATGAGCCCTGATTTCATCTTTTCCTCCGAGTCGGTCGGGGAGGGACATCCCGACAAGGTCTGTGACACCGTTTCGGATTACGTGTTGGATGCCTGCCTGCAGGTGGATCCGCAAAGCCGCGTGGCCTGCGAGTGCTATGCCAAATCCAACGTCCTCATCGTGGGCGGTGAGATCACCATCCCGTCCCTGGGCAGCCGTCATCCCAGCGAGGTGATCGACTTCATCCAGATCGCCCGTCAGGCGGTGCGGGACATCGGGTACACCCACGACGACGATGTGTTCCATGCCGACCGGATCTTCGTCCATCTGCTGGTGACCGGCCAGTCGCCCGACATTGCCCAGGGTGTGGACGCCCGAAAGGCCAGGGGCAAGAAGACGTCCAAACAGGGGGCCGGCGACCAGGGCATGATGTTCGGGTATGCCTGCGACGAGACGCCGGAGCTCATGCCCGCGCCCATCATGTTCGCCCACCGGCTGGGTCGCGAATTGAACCGAATCCGCAAGAGCGGCAAGGTCCCGTGGCTGCGGCCCGACTCCAAAACGCAGGTGTCCGTGGCCTATGAAAAGGGGCGGCCGGTGGCCATCACCAATGTGGTGCTTTCCACGCAGCACACGCCCGATGTGGACCACAAGGAGATCGAGGATTTCTGCATCCGCCAGGTGATTCAAAAGGTGTTGCCCCGGGAGCTCCTCACGCCGAAGACGCAGTATTTGATCAATCCCACGGGCCGGTTTGTGGTGGGCGGACCGCATGGCGACACGGGCCTGACCGGCCGCAAAATCATCGTGGACACCTACGGCGGGATGGGCCGGCACGGCGGCGGTGCGTTTTCGGGCAAGGACCCCACCAAGGTCGATCGCAGCGCCGCCTACATGGCGCGCTGGGTGGCCAAGAACATCGTGGCCGCCGGCTGGGCCAGACGGTGCGAGATCCAGTTCGCCTACGCCATCGGCTATCACCGGCCGTTGAACGTGAGCATCGACACATTCGGCACCGGCACGGTGTCCGAGGACCGGATCCTTAAGGCGGTGCAAAAGGTCTTCAACTTCGAACCGGCCGAAATCATTCGTCAGCTCGACCTGCGCCGACCCATCTACAAGAAAACCACCAATTACGGCCACTTTGGAAAGGACGATCCGGATTTGACCTGGGAACGCACCGACAAGGTGGAGGAACTCAAACGCGCACTCTCTTAA
- a CDS encoding FG-GAP-like repeat-containing protein, translating to MLVVWLGRALAVPGAGFGFTGPELYPIDQGIGLLRVADVDGDGLQDLVLANNTRARIVVMYNRTGQPAWTNRLAVDRVREPNALPPDARFEIRSIASEKRISALEVSDLNGDGRPDLVYFGEPRELVVQYNEGGRRWSVPETWSLSDVPFSPNVLAVADLDGDGRTDVLVVGESQIHWFRQTGSGRLTRADPIPLGQPAYSLQVLDVDGDHRQDLLLVNWESPDPFRVRFQRADGGLGPELYFRFPALRAYWADRAGAEGPACLVAIGQASGRALLARFESVPPERKGPFAQGQFEVFPLPRTDKVRRGVAWADVDGDGSVDLVASDPDQGHLLVGWADGQGEVAMLRRFPSLMGVTEIVVADWDGDGRPEVFLLSPDEKAVGMTRIRDRDTVPFPTFLPIRGRPLGMALDRPGPDQPPVLAVVVEEEGRRSVTLLRAQGDPVRIPLSESFKGQLTGMVWHDADGDGPGDLILLASYERIKVLRQRGRDEFEELDVPPPGGVLENPWLARTDLDGDGRPELLLAQRNLVRSVRLQQAPAGSGSDSSWSFQVLEQINAASRDSRLVAATALTVGESVPALFLLDATTRALQLLVRQTNGVWEVVDTLGLPRADYFRLQVLSGPGAGPVRLGLIGLATAAQLRLGGPVWALRELDQYETPVRNGYLRDVVAGDLDQDGHKEWVLLETARHYVDIVRWEGDRLVPGDRWPVFEERSYQRAGAQRMEPREACVADVTGDGRNDLILVVHDRVLVYPQEPPAAQSAGESGSVSSTGRRHSGYTDSGN from the coding sequence GTGCTGGTGGTTTGGCTGGGGCGGGCCCTGGCGGTGCCGGGGGCCGGGTTTGGTTTCACCGGGCCGGAGTTGTATCCGATTGATCAGGGGATTGGTCTGTTGCGGGTGGCGGACGTGGATGGCGACGGTTTGCAGGACCTGGTTTTGGCGAACAACACGCGGGCGCGGATTGTGGTGATGTACAATCGGACCGGGCAGCCTGCATGGACGAACCGGCTGGCCGTGGACCGTGTCCGCGAACCGAATGCACTCCCGCCGGATGCGCGGTTTGAGATCCGGTCGATCGCATCGGAAAAGCGGATCAGTGCGTTGGAGGTGTCGGATCTGAACGGGGATGGTCGGCCGGACCTGGTGTATTTCGGGGAACCGCGCGAACTGGTGGTTCAGTACAACGAGGGCGGGCGACGTTGGAGTGTGCCGGAGACGTGGTCACTTTCGGACGTGCCCTTTTCCCCCAACGTACTGGCGGTGGCGGACCTGGACGGGGATGGTCGGACGGACGTGTTGGTGGTGGGTGAATCGCAGATTCACTGGTTTCGGCAGACCGGGTCGGGTCGGCTGACGCGTGCAGATCCGATCCCTTTGGGTCAGCCGGCCTACAGTCTGCAGGTGTTGGACGTGGATGGGGATCATCGGCAGGATTTGTTGTTGGTGAACTGGGAGAGTCCGGACCCGTTCCGGGTACGGTTTCAGAGGGCGGACGGGGGGTTGGGACCGGAGTTGTATTTTCGGTTTCCGGCGCTGCGGGCGTATTGGGCGGACCGTGCCGGTGCGGAGGGGCCGGCCTGTCTGGTGGCCATCGGGCAGGCGTCCGGGCGTGCGTTACTGGCCCGGTTCGAGTCGGTGCCGCCGGAGCGGAAGGGCCCGTTTGCACAGGGGCAGTTTGAAGTGTTTCCGTTGCCGCGCACGGACAAGGTACGGCGCGGAGTGGCCTGGGCCGACGTGGACGGGGACGGTTCGGTGGACCTGGTGGCTTCGGATCCGGATCAGGGGCATTTGTTGGTGGGTTGGGCGGATGGTCAGGGCGAGGTGGCGATGCTGCGCCGGTTCCCGTCGCTCATGGGGGTGACGGAGATCGTGGTGGCGGACTGGGACGGGGACGGTCGGCCGGAGGTGTTTTTGCTGAGTCCGGACGAGAAGGCGGTGGGGATGACGCGGATTCGGGACCGCGACACCGTGCCGTTTCCGACGTTTCTTCCGATTCGGGGTCGGCCCCTGGGGATGGCGCTGGACCGGCCGGGTCCGGATCAGCCGCCCGTGCTGGCGGTGGTGGTCGAGGAGGAGGGTCGGCGGTCGGTAACCCTGCTGCGGGCGCAGGGTGATCCGGTGCGGATTCCCCTGAGTGAGTCGTTCAAGGGTCAGCTCACCGGCATGGTCTGGCACGATGCAGACGGGGATGGCCCTGGGGATTTGATCCTGCTGGCCTCGTACGAGCGGATCAAGGTGCTGCGCCAGCGCGGGCGGGACGAGTTTGAGGAACTGGACGTACCGCCACCCGGCGGTGTGCTGGAGAATCCGTGGTTGGCGCGGACGGATCTGGACGGTGACGGCCGACCGGAATTGTTGCTGGCGCAGCGAAACCTGGTCCGTTCGGTACGGCTGCAGCAGGCGCCGGCCGGATCGGGCAGCGATTCGTCCTGGTCCTTTCAGGTTTTGGAACAGATCAATGCGGCCTCGCGCGATTCGCGGCTGGTGGCGGCCACGGCGTTGACGGTCGGGGAGTCGGTTCCTGCCCTGTTTTTGTTGGATGCCACGACGCGTGCGCTGCAGTTGCTGGTTCGGCAGACGAACGGCGTTTGGGAGGTGGTGGATACGCTGGGGCTGCCCCGTGCGGATTACTTTCGGCTGCAGGTGCTGTCGGGGCCCGGTGCGGGGCCGGTTCGGCTGGGGTTGATTGGATTGGCGACGGCGGCGCAATTGCGGTTGGGGGGGCCGGTATGGGCGTTGCGGGAGCTGGACCAGTACGAGACGCCGGTTCGGAACGGTTACCTTCGCGACGTGGTGGCCGGTGACCTGGATCAGGACGGTCACAAGGAATGGGTGTTGCTCGAGACGGCGCGGCATTATGTGGACATCGTGCGATGGGAGGGGGATCGGCTGGTGCCGGGGGACCGCTGGCCGGTGTTTGAGGAACGGTCGTATCAGCGGGCGGGGGCGCAGCGGATGGAACCGCGGGAGGCCTGCGTGGCGGATGTGACCGGCGACGGACGGAACGATCTGATCCTGGTGGTGCACGATCGCGTGCTGGTGTATCCCCAGGAACCGCCGGCGGCTCAGTCGGCGGGGGAATCCGGGTCGGTCTCCTCGACCGGTCGTCGCCACTCGGGATACACGGATTCGGGCAACTGA
- a CDS encoding ATP-binding protein: MSHRIPRAWIAAGIGLWLAWPGAGRAATWWRSFKALDGMAEAACAGVTATVRGEVIVRHRRTNAVSRLDGYTVQVVDLPARAGSRVWAWHTGQLWTAAAGGVFLYSGTNWTWIRIQAGPVNPDTPIRPVRTGRLLVLLPDRLLVLQVTRDGAVEVETVQTASALALGRLWDLWVGRDGNLWISAERGLARANVPARSLRAGDPWQRWELPVEWGLADLQGLTEDTLGHLVMTASTTGQTRVALQFDGSRWQPGPDLPQGAFRVWHGPGDDLWSLSESRLWRFDASRREWVHDESCPAREFYDVAPAPDGTFWLATLDGLLKYSPPLWQPVHAAVNDMPVLALAEAPDGMLWLARPDRLDGWDGLRVVSRPLPKGMHPEEGGAVQVWAAADGYLWIQHAGRAWVAGPGDPDWIEVRGPAGEPARALGRRHDGTLVVQTEPAAESADPAGTLWRWRAGQWEPFPVLPPASAPGGPWTAYLETRSGDEWLAARTGMIRIRQGREQGFLMTDLMEADAVELLAEGPDGRIYAGGREQVWCWDEREWTLVWSGSGPLRTLGCTRDGSLWVISAEGVFRRTDVGWIGHGPDEGLPAATLHGMIEDRRGRLWLATGRGLYGWHPEADRDPPQTELNLPESLTVPEGSLVTLGLRGWDRWKFTPTSRLLYSYRLNEGDWSPAQESTVITWNDLPAGRYVVQVRTVDRAGNVERRPAQREFHVRLPWYREPRLVGVAVTGALGVLFFAGLALNRHRRLRRSYAEVERQVAERTRQLESAYQELLESQKMRALGTLAAGVAHDFNNLLSIIKGSVQVIEDHMDDPVKVRRRLERIKAMVEQGTRVVQAMLGFSRASAGQFERLSLNQVVHDTLALLGEPWRNDCQVTFEPGRDLPPVPMIRDLVQQSLLNLLFNAAEAGGPTGQIIVRTRRLRELPPRMVLRPADAPEYVEVSVQDFGCGIRPEDLTRIWEPFFTTKALSSRRGTGLGLTMVYEMTKRLGGGLAVESQPGQGSTFRLILPVPPMDSGTLEPATREVAGPGTQS, encoded by the coding sequence ATGAGTCACCGGATTCCCAGGGCATGGATCGCGGCCGGCATCGGCTTGTGGCTGGCCTGGCCGGGAGCAGGCCGGGCAGCCACGTGGTGGCGTTCGTTCAAGGCCCTGGACGGTATGGCCGAGGCGGCCTGTGCGGGCGTGACCGCAACCGTCCGTGGCGAGGTCATCGTCCGGCACCGGCGCACCAACGCCGTCAGCCGCCTGGACGGATACACCGTGCAGGTGGTGGACCTGCCCGCCCGGGCAGGGTCACGGGTCTGGGCATGGCACACCGGACAACTCTGGACGGCGGCCGCGGGCGGCGTCTTCCTGTACAGCGGCACCAACTGGACCTGGATCCGCATCCAGGCAGGCCCGGTGAACCCCGACACGCCCATCCGCCCGGTAAGGACCGGTCGGTTGCTTGTGTTGTTGCCGGATCGTCTGCTGGTGCTGCAGGTCACGCGCGACGGTGCCGTGGAGGTTGAAACGGTTCAAACGGCATCGGCCCTGGCCCTCGGCCGGTTGTGGGACCTCTGGGTGGGGCGGGACGGGAACCTGTGGATCAGTGCGGAACGGGGCCTGGCCCGGGCCAATGTCCCGGCCCGCAGCCTGCGCGCCGGGGATCCCTGGCAGCGATGGGAACTGCCGGTTGAATGGGGACTCGCGGATCTGCAAGGCCTCACCGAAGATACTCTGGGCCACCTGGTCATGACCGCCTCAACAACAGGGCAAACCAGGGTCGCGCTGCAGTTTGACGGCTCAAGATGGCAACCGGGCCCGGACCTGCCCCAGGGGGCCTTCCGCGTCTGGCACGGCCCCGGCGACGATCTCTGGTCGCTGAGCGAAAGCCGGTTGTGGCGTTTCGATGCATCCCGCCGGGAGTGGGTCCACGACGAATCCTGTCCGGCCCGGGAATTCTACGACGTGGCGCCGGCTCCGGACGGCACCTTCTGGCTGGCCACGCTCGACGGGCTGCTGAAATACAGCCCGCCCCTGTGGCAGCCGGTCCACGCTGCCGTGAATGACATGCCCGTGCTCGCCCTGGCAGAGGCCCCGGATGGCATGCTCTGGTTGGCCCGTCCGGACCGGTTGGACGGCTGGGATGGACTGCGCGTCGTATCGCGCCCCCTGCCGAAAGGGATGCATCCGGAAGAGGGGGGAGCCGTGCAAGTGTGGGCCGCCGCCGATGGCTACCTCTGGATCCAACACGCAGGACGCGCATGGGTGGCCGGCCCGGGTGACCCGGACTGGATCGAGGTCCGCGGGCCGGCAGGTGAACCGGCGCGGGCCCTGGGCCGGCGTCACGACGGCACACTGGTGGTCCAAACCGAGCCCGCAGCAGAATCGGCCGACCCTGCCGGCACCTTGTGGCGGTGGCGGGCCGGTCAATGGGAACCTTTCCCCGTCCTGCCTCCTGCGTCCGCACCAGGCGGTCCCTGGACCGCCTACCTGGAGACTCGCAGCGGAGACGAATGGTTGGCCGCCCGCACCGGCATGATCCGGATCCGCCAGGGACGTGAGCAGGGATTTCTCATGACCGATCTCATGGAAGCGGACGCGGTGGAACTGCTGGCCGAGGGACCGGACGGCCGGATCTACGCCGGCGGCCGCGAACAGGTCTGGTGCTGGGATGAACGCGAATGGACCCTCGTCTGGAGCGGCAGCGGCCCGTTGCGAACCCTGGGTTGTACCCGGGACGGAAGCCTCTGGGTCATCAGCGCCGAGGGCGTGTTCCGGCGCACCGATGTGGGCTGGATCGGCCACGGCCCGGACGAAGGACTGCCCGCGGCGACCCTCCACGGCATGATCGAGGACCGCCGAGGCCGCCTCTGGTTGGCCACGGGCCGGGGCTTGTACGGTTGGCATCCGGAGGCCGACCGCGACCCACCCCAAACGGAGCTGAACCTCCCCGAAAGCCTCACCGTCCCGGAAGGTTCCCTCGTGACGTTGGGCCTGCGGGGCTGGGACCGCTGGAAGTTCACTCCCACGTCCCGTCTGCTCTACTCCTACCGGTTGAACGAGGGCGACTGGTCCCCCGCCCAGGAATCCACCGTGATTACCTGGAATGACCTCCCCGCCGGCCGGTACGTGGTGCAGGTCCGGACCGTGGACCGCGCCGGCAACGTCGAACGTCGCCCGGCCCAGCGCGAGTTCCATGTCCGGTTGCCCTGGTACCGTGAGCCGCGGCTGGTCGGCGTGGCCGTGACGGGTGCGCTCGGGGTCCTGTTCTTTGCGGGACTGGCCCTGAACCGGCACCGGCGCCTGCGCCGGAGCTATGCCGAGGTGGAACGACAGGTGGCCGAACGCACGCGCCAGCTCGAGAGCGCCTACCAGGAATTGCTGGAAAGCCAGAAAATGCGCGCGTTGGGCACGCTGGCCGCAGGCGTCGCCCACGACTTCAACAACCTGCTCTCCATCATCAAGGGTTCGGTCCAGGTCATCGAGGACCACATGGACGATCCGGTCAAGGTCCGGCGCCGCCTGGAACGGATCAAGGCCATGGTGGAGCAGGGCACCCGCGTCGTGCAGGCCATGTTGGGCTTCAGCCGGGCCTCGGCCGGGCAGTTTGAACGGCTGTCGCTCAATCAGGTGGTCCACGATACGCTCGCCCTGTTGGGCGAGCCATGGCGCAACGATTGCCAGGTAACCTTCGAACCCGGCCGTGACCTGCCCCCGGTGCCCATGATCCGGGATCTGGTCCAGCAAAGCCTGCTGAACCTCCTGTTCAACGCGGCCGAGGCGGGCGGTCCCACCGGCCAGATCATTGTGCGCACCCGGCGCCTGCGGGAGTTGCCGCCGCGCATGGTGTTGCGCCCTGCCGACGCGCCCGAGTACGTCGAGGTGTCCGTTCAGGACTTCGGTTGCGGCATCCGCCCCGAAGACCTCACCCGGATTTGGGAGCCGTTCTTCACCACCAAGGCACTCTCCAGTCGTCGGGGGACCGGACTGGGCCTGACCATGGTCTACGAAATGACCAAGCGCCTCGGCGGCGGCCTGGCCGTGGAGTCGCAGCCGGGGCAGGGGAGCACCTTCCGGCTGATCCTGCCCGTGCCGCCAATGGACTCCGGAACCCTCGAACCGGCCACCCGCGAGGTTGCCGGCCCCGGCACTCAGAGCTAA